A single window of Armatimonadota bacterium DNA harbors:
- a CDS encoding response regulator transcription factor, which produces MPKILIVEDEAPLAETIALNLSEEGYKTCVAADGPSALKMMEQEKPDLVLLDIMLPGIDGLEVCRLIRRTSGIPILMLTAKSREIDKVVGLEVGADDYITKPFGMLELIARIRTALRRSMQGVQPSNLLSAHGVELDVERRLVTVEGTEVHLRLKEFELLHVLLTGRGRVMERSVLLDRVWGEDEYIDAGTVDVHIRRLREKVEENPSRPERILTVRGVGYKFAE; this is translated from the coding sequence GTGCCGAAGATACTCATAGTCGAAGACGAAGCCCCTCTGGCCGAGACTATCGCCCTCAATCTCTCCGAGGAGGGATACAAGACCTGCGTCGCGGCGGACGGGCCGTCCGCCCTGAAGATGATGGAGCAGGAGAAGCCCGATCTCGTGCTGCTTGACATCATGCTTCCCGGTATTGACGGCCTCGAGGTCTGCCGGCTGATCCGACGCACCTCTGGCATCCCGATCCTGATGTTGACCGCCAAGTCGAGAGAGATAGACAAGGTGGTAGGTCTCGAAGTCGGTGCCGACGACTATATCACTAAGCCGTTCGGAATGCTGGAACTGATCGCGAGGATTCGAACCGCCCTTCGGCGCTCGATGCAGGGTGTTCAGCCCTCCAATCTGCTAAGCGCGCATGGGGTCGAGCTTGACGTCGAACGCCGGCTGGTGACGGTCGAAGGGACAGAGGTGCATCTTCGCCTCAAGGAATTTGAACTGCTCCATGTTCTCCTCACCGGCCGAGGACGGGTGATGGAGCGCTCGGTCCTCCTTGATCGAGTCTGGGGAGAGGATGAGTACATAGACGCGGGCACGGTAGATGTGCACATTCGCAGGCTCAGGGAGAAGGTCGAGGAGAACCCCTCCAGGCCCGAACGCATACTTACTGTCCGAGGAGTCGGGTACAAGTTCGCGGAATGA
- a CDS encoding PstS family phosphate ABC transporter substrate-binding protein: MKNKMLEKVYVIMLAAAVAAGFALPVVAAGGMIKIKGSDTVLPLAAAWAEAYMKKNHDVMISVTGGGSGVGLAGLINGSCDIANASRAARPKEITQGRDRNVTLKATTVAKDGVAVIVNPANPMTNISMANLAKLYTSANNWKDVGGENMKVVAIGRDSSSGTYVFFQDTVLKGKRFRQETLTLPSNNAICQSVARDKGAVGYVGLAFAKEFVAKKKVKIIAVDGTAASDESVKSGKYKLWRPLYCYTNGQPKGEVADYLKFVTGPEGQKMVEKLGYVAR; encoded by the coding sequence ATGAAAAACAAGATGCTCGAAAAGGTATACGTTATCATGCTGGCTGCGGCGGTGGCCGCCGGCTTCGCTCTGCCGGTCGTGGCGGCCGGCGGAATGATTAAGATCAAAGGCTCCGATACGGTCCTGCCCCTCGCTGCCGCGTGGGCAGAGGCCTATATGAAGAAGAACCACGACGTAATGATCTCCGTCACGGGAGGCGGCTCCGGAGTGGGGCTGGCCGGCCTCATCAACGGCTCCTGCGACATCGCGAACGCCTCCCGTGCGGCAAGGCCGAAGGAAATCACGCAGGGCCGTGATCGCAACGTGACGCTCAAAGCGACAACCGTTGCCAAGGACGGTGTGGCGGTCATCGTCAACCCGGCCAATCCGATGACGAACATCTCAATGGCCAACCTCGCGAAGCTCTACACCAGCGCCAACAACTGGAAAGACGTGGGCGGCGAGAACATGAAGGTCGTCGCGATCGGCAGGGACAGCAGTTCCGGCACTTACGTGTTCTTCCAGGATACTGTGCTCAAGGGCAAGCGGTTCCGCCAGGAGACCCTTACCCTGCCCTCCAACAATGCCATATGCCAGTCGGTGGCACGGGACAAGGGAGCGGTCGGCTACGTCGGTCTGGCATTTGCCAAGGAGTTCGTTGCGAAGAAGAAGGTGAAGATAATCGCGGTTGACGGCACAGCAGCAAGCGATGAGTCCGTCAAGAGCGGCAAGTACAAGCTCTGGCGCCCGCTCTACTGCTACACCAACGGCCAGCCCAAGGGCGAGGTCGCCGACTACCTCAAGTTCGTCACCGGGCCCGAAGGCCAGAAGATGGTGGAGAAGCTGGGCTACGTGGCGCGCTGA
- a CDS encoding PAS domain-containing protein — protein sequence MRPLRSIRWRIAFAYLLVLVSIAALGIYLSQWTDNCYVSSLRGALLTECRFVAKLALPLMTSGPEAVDPLAGEAGGQLGRRVTIIGADGRVLGDSEYDYSDMELHNDRPEVRQALASGSGWTIRYSETLHIRMLYVAARIGDAAHPLGVARLAEDLSLVEEARGIIHRVFFVAALLVSLIAVLAWVMISFNVSRPISAMSIAARRFAQGDLDLRLDAPAEPGNEIEELAVTLNQMAAELRRAMDELAADKAKLQTILDKADDGIAVVDSNARVQMLNPAASGLLGADIMQVQGRTVIEATLSRDISELVSRVLRTGTPASLEVQLQTSEQPYTNVFVAPLEKPDGPPGALIVMHDLTAVRRIDSVRRDFVANVSHELRTPLASIKAMAETIVLRGEKDDKLAGELAEKIVTEADRLTAISEDLLDLATIESGWRPVRRDEFRISAVVENVLSELMPKAEQMSQELSSNVPDDLVMRGDQDAVQQILINLVDNAIVHGVGGQAQTHAHNGRVTISAYVESGRLSLQVADTGIGIAPDELPRIFERFYRVDKARSRQSGGTGLGLSIVKHLSEMMDGTVCVSSETGKGSTFTVTLPLR from the coding sequence ATGAGACCTTTGCGAAGCATCCGTTGGAGAATCGCGTTCGCCTACCTGCTAGTCCTGGTATCCATCGCGGCGCTGGGAATCTATCTCTCGCAGTGGACAGACAACTGCTACGTCTCCTCACTCCGCGGCGCACTGCTCACTGAGTGCCGTTTCGTTGCGAAGCTCGCGTTGCCGTTGATGACTTCCGGGCCCGAGGCCGTCGATCCGCTGGCCGGAGAGGCGGGCGGGCAGCTTGGACGCCGCGTCACGATCATTGGCGCAGACGGTCGAGTGCTCGGCGACAGCGAGTACGACTACTCCGACATGGAACTCCACAACGACCGCCCGGAGGTCCGACAGGCTCTTGCATCCGGCTCCGGCTGGACGATCCGATACAGCGAAACCCTGCATATCAGGATGCTCTACGTGGCCGCCAGGATTGGCGATGCCGCGCATCCCCTCGGAGTCGCACGGCTTGCCGAAGACCTGTCGCTGGTCGAGGAGGCGCGGGGGATCATCCATCGGGTGTTCTTCGTCGCGGCCCTGCTTGTGTCTCTGATCGCAGTTCTCGCCTGGGTGATGATCTCTTTCAACGTCTCGAGGCCCATTTCGGCGATGAGCATCGCGGCACGGAGATTCGCCCAGGGTGACCTCGATCTGCGACTCGATGCGCCCGCCGAGCCGGGGAATGAGATCGAGGAGTTGGCGGTAACGCTCAACCAGATGGCCGCTGAGCTCCGGCGCGCAATGGACGAACTTGCCGCCGACAAGGCCAAGCTGCAGACCATTCTCGACAAAGCGGACGACGGGATCGCCGTCGTGGATTCGAACGCTCGCGTGCAGATGCTGAACCCCGCGGCTTCCGGTCTTCTCGGCGCGGACATCATGCAGGTTCAGGGCAGGACCGTCATCGAGGCCACACTGAGCCGCGACATCTCGGAACTGGTTAGCCGCGTCCTTCGCACCGGTACACCTGCATCGCTCGAGGTTCAGCTCCAGACATCGGAGCAGCCCTATACGAACGTCTTCGTTGCCCCGTTGGAGAAACCCGACGGTCCTCCGGGAGCCCTGATCGTCATGCACGATCTGACGGCGGTGAGGCGCATAGACTCCGTGCGCAGGGATTTCGTGGCCAATGTGAGCCATGAACTGCGGACTCCTCTGGCCTCGATCAAGGCTATGGCCGAGACGATAGTCCTCCGAGGAGAGAAGGACGACAAGCTTGCGGGCGAACTAGCGGAGAAGATCGTGACCGAAGCGGATCGGCTGACCGCCATATCCGAGGATCTCCTCGATCTTGCCACGATAGAATCCGGATGGCGCCCGGTTCGCAGGGACGAGTTTCGGATCTCAGCGGTCGTCGAAAATGTTCTGTCGGAGTTGATGCCCAAGGCGGAGCAGATGTCTCAGGAACTCTCATCCAACGTTCCGGACGACCTGGTCATGCGGGGCGATCAGGACGCTGTTCAACAAATCCTCATCAACCTGGTGGACAATGCGATAGTGCACGGGGTGGGTGGGCAGGCGCAAACTCACGCGCACAATGGTCGAGTCACGATTTCCGCGTACGTGGAGAGTGGCCGGTTGTCGCTGCAGGTCGCCGACACGGGGATCGGCATCGCACCGGACGAACTGCCTCGCATCTTCGAACGGTTCTACCGCGTGGACAAAGCCAGATCTAGGCAGTCCGGGGGAACCGGCCTGGGCCTCTCGATCGTGAAGCACCTCTCCGAGATGATGGACGGAACCGTCTGCGTAAGCAGCGAGACCGGAAAGGGAAGCACCTTCACGGTCACCCTCCCGCTGAGGTAG